The region TGGCGAGAGGATCCGGTTCTCTCCAGGCGATCGCGCGTTCCTGGCAGCGTTGCTGCACGGCCTGCCCTCGGAGGTGCTGCGCAGGATTCGGCTGGTGGTGCGTCCGGACACGGTGCTGCGCCGGCACCGTGATCTGGTCGCGCGCCGCCACGCTGCGCGCTCCCGGCCCAAGCGGCCGGGGAGGCCGCGGACCGTGCGCTCCGTCCGGCTGCTGGTGCTGCGGCTCGCCCGCGAGAACTCCAACTGGGGATATCGCCGTATCCACGGCGAACTCCTCGTTCTGGGCGTCGGGGTGGCAGCCTCCACCGTCTGGGAGATCCTCCAGGAAGCCGGGATCGATCCGGCACCCGAGCGTGCTACGAGCACGGGGGCGGACTTCCGGCGCTCCCAGGCCGACGCCCTGCTGGCGTGTGACTTCCTGGAAACGGTCACCTTGCCCGGGGCGCGCATGTATGTGTTCGCGGTGATCGAGCACGCCAGCCACCGGATCCGGATCCTCGGCGCCACCGCGCACCCCACCGCCAGGTGGGTGACGCAAGCCGCGAAGAACCTTGTCATGAACCTCGAAGACGCCGGCTGCCGGGCCAGGTTGCTGATCCGGGACCGGGACGGGAAGTTTCCCGGCCTGTTCGACGCCGTCCTCAACGATGCGGGGATCGAGGTAGTACTCAGCGGAGTACGGATGCCTCGCATGAACTCGATCATGGAACGGTGGGTGCCGACCTGCCGGCGCGAGCTGTTGGACCGCACCCTGATCCGGAACCAACACCACCTGCTCCACGCGCTACGCGGGTTCGAGAGGTTGAGCTGCCACCGGGTGATCTCGCAGTCCCGCATATGTCCCTTATTGTGGCTTTTGATGTCGTGTCTCGGCGGATGGGACGGAGTTGGGCCGTGGCGTTCGCGGAGTCGGCCGGCGGTGGTGAGTCGATGCCCTCTCCCGAGCCGGCCCCGGAGTCCGAGCGACGGTTCTGGGCACCGCTGCTGGCGGTGTGCGCCGGGTATTTCATGGTGATCCTGGATGTGACGGCCATCAACGTCGCCGTGCCGGTGATCGGCCGCGAACTGTCGGCCTCGCTCACCGGCATCCAGTGGATCACCGATGGGTACACCCTGGTCTTCGCCGGGTTCCTGCTGACCGGTGGCGCGCTCGGTGACCGGCTGGGCAACCGTCGGGTCTTCTGCACGGGCGTGGCGGTGTTCACTCTGTCCTCGGCCGCGTGCGCGCTCGCGCCGGGCGCCCCGTCCCTGGTTGCGGCCCGGTTGGTGGAGGGGCTCGGTGCGGCTCTGATCGTGCCCGGTTCCCTGGCCCTGCTCCAGCAGGCCTACTCGGCGCCGGCCGCACGCTCGCGGGCTTTCGGACTGTGGGGTTCGATGGCGGGCATCGCGGCCGCTGCTGGTCCGCTGCTGGGTGGGCTGCTCGTCTCCACGATGGGCTGGCGCTGGGTGTTCCTCATCAACCTGCCCGTCGGTGTGGCCTGCCTGGTGCTGACGCTGCGGCATGTGGCACGCTCGCCCCGGCGCGCCGCCCGGGCCCTGGACTGGCCGGCGCAGTGCGCGGTGGTGGCGGCGGTGGCGCTGCTGACCGCGGCGCTCAACGAGGCCGGGCGGCGGGGCTGGTCCGATCCGGCTGTTCTCGCTGGGGTGGGCCTGGCCGTGCTGGCCGCCGCGGCGTTCGCGGTGCGCGAGCGGCTGGCCCGCTCTCCTGTCCTTCCGCCGAGCCTGCTGTGCTCTCGTACGATGAGCGGTGGAGCCGTCATCGGCCTGCTGTTCAACTTCGGCTTCTACGGCATGCTGTTCACCGCCAGTCTGGAATTCCAGCACCAGCGCGGCTTCAGCGCCCTCGGCACCGGGCTGGCGCTGTTCCCGACGGTGGCGATGACCATGTTCGCCTCCGTCCTGTCCGGGCGGCTGACCCGCCGCACCGGCGACCGTCCACTGGTGATCTCCGGCATGCTCCTGGCTGCCCTGGGGCTGGCCGGCTGGGCCGCGGCGGGAGCCGACCCCGCCTACCCGCTGCTGCTGGCCCCGATGATGGCCGCGGGATTCGGTACCTCCTTCGCCCTCACCGGTTCAACCGCCACCGTGATGGGTGCCGCGCCTTCGGCGTACTCAGGCGCCGCCTCCGCCCTGTTCAACACCACCCGCCAGATCGGCAGCGCCACCGGCGTCGCGCTCGGCGGCAGCCTGCTCGCCACAGCCACCGACTACAACACCGGGCTGCGCACCAGCATGGCCATCGGCGCGCTCGCCTACCTGGCCGCCGCAGGCCTCGCGTGGCTGTGCGTGCCGGCGATACCGAAAATGACCTAGGACGTCTTGGGGCCGTCGGGCAGGCCAGGCAGTCTGCGACTCGCCAGCAGAAGGCTGGATGCGGAATCCGGGCCCACCGATTTCCCCGTAGTGGCGGGCCTGGCCTTGTGTGTTCAGCGGGCGAGGGTGATGGTGATGGGCTGGCGGCTGGAGGCAGCGGAGACCGCGATGAGCGCGCGCGGGTCGTCCAGGTCGTCCAGGTCGTTGGCGTAGGCCTCGCGCTCCTTGGGTGTCCAGGTGGAGGCGCCGATTGGGGGGTGCCCCTATCTGTTTGGTCAAGCCGGGTGAGGATGGTCGGCATGACGGATCGGGATCGGTTGGGGCGGACGGCGGTGCACTATGCGGCTGCCGATGGGGACGCGGATGGCCTGAGGGTGCTCTTGGCCGGAGGTGCCGCCGCGGAGGCAGTCGACGATGCGGGCTGGACGCCGCTGCATTTCGCGGCTCAGGCTCAAGCCCCATCGGTTGTCGAGGTTCTCCTGGCCGCGGGTGCGGCGGTTGATACCGCGGATCGTCATGGCAATACGCCGTTGTGGAGGGCGGTGTTCTGTTCACAGGGCGAGGGCGCGACGATCCGGCTGCTGCTGGAGGCCGGTGCCGACCCTGACCGAGACAACGGCCATGGCATGAGCCCGCGGGTGTTGGCGGTACGCATCGCCAACTATGACGTGGCTGCTCACTTGCCTGCCGGAGACGCGACTTCCTCCTAGGCTCCACCGCCCGTGGTGGCGGCTCGTAGAAGGTCCCGTCGCGGAGCATCGCGAAGAGGACATCGGCCCGGCGCCTGGCGAGGCAGAGCAGGCCCGCGATGCCGGGTCACCTAGACGAATAAGTCCGATGTCTGATCTGGTGGTTCTTGAACTTCCCGTGCGGCGGTCTGTGATCCTGGAGGGACTACGACGGAGGGAACTGCGCGTATGTCGTCCGGGTATGGCTTTCACCCGTTGTCTCTCGGTGTGAGGTTCGTGTTGGAGCTGGTGGCTCTGGGGTGCTTCGGGCTCTGGGCATGGGCTGTCGTGCCTGGTTCCCTGCGGTATGTCTGCGTGGTTGCCGTTCCCCTGATCGTGGCCGTGCTGTGGGGAGTCTTCGCCACCCCAGACGATGCATCCCGGTCCGGGGGGACGGTGATTGCGACACCTGGTCCGCTGCGGTTCCTGCTGGAGCTGGCTGTGTTCTTCGGCGGTGCGGCGGCGTTGTACGCGGCGGGATCCCGCACTCTCGCCGTGATGCTCGCCGGTGTGCTGGTCGTGTACCACCTTCTGTCGTGGGACCGGGTGTTGTGGCTGGTCAGGCATTGAGTCCGCCCCAGCCGTATCAGGTTGGCGGTGCGTTCGGGAACACACAGAGGGTGTCCAAGATCGTTGCGTGACGAATGACCTGGACACTCTGCTGACCGCGCTGTACGTGAAGGTCGATGATGAGCTGGAAGCCAGCCGTTGGATGGGTAGGCCGCCGCAGCTGACCGATGCCGAGCTGGTCACCCTCGCGGTCGCGCAGGCGCTGCTCGGCTTCCATTCCGAGACGCGCTGGTTGCGGTACGCGCACACGCACTTGGCCGCGATGTTCCCGTACCTGCCGCAGCAGTCCGGGTACAACAAGCGCCTCAAGGCGGCATTGCCACTGGTGAAGAAGGCGATACGGATGCTCGCCGTGGACACGGACTTCTGGTTCGACAACCACTGGATCGTCGACTCGACACCAGTGCCGTGTGGGATGTCCCGGCCGACAGCGATACGTTCAGAGATGGTGGGCTGGGCCGGATATGGGTATTGCGCGTCCCACTCCCGGTTCTTCTGGGGCCTACGCCTGTACCTGGTTTGCACGCCGGTTGGCATGCCAATCCTGTGGGCCCTTGCGAACCCGAAGATGGATGAGCGTGAAGTACTGCAGTCCATGCTTGACGTCGAGGCCGACCTGGTCACAGACAGGCCCGGACTCCTCCTGATCTCCGACAAGGGCTTCGCCTCCAAGGAGTTCGAGAACGATCTCGCGATGCGGGGCATCGAGCTGCTGAGGCCGTCGTTCAAGCGGGAGAAGAAGCGCAAGGGCGAGAGACTGCTCAAGTCCGTACGCCAGCTGATCGAGTCTGTGAACGACACGCTCAAGGGACAGTTGGGCCTGGAACAGCACGGCGGCCGCACTCACGAGGGTGTTGCCGTCCGCGTCGCCCAGCGCATCCTCGCCATGGCCGCCACGATCTGACACAACCACAAGGCCGGAGCACCCATCATGCGCTCCCTCATCGCATTTGATCACTGAGCACATAGGACTTGCTCGTCTAGGTGTTGCGGGTCAGGAGGTTGATGACGTTTCGCTGATCAGCGGATCTCGTTGTCGGGGTGCTCGCTGTCGTAGGTCTCACGGGCGCGGGCGATGCGGGCCCGGTGTTCGAGTGACCAGTCGGCAAGTGCCTTGACGAGGTGTGTCAGGCTCGCGCCCGTCTCGGTGAGCCGGTAGTCGACCTGGGCCGGCACGGTCGGATACACGGTCCGAAGGACCAGGCCGTCTCGCTCCAGTCGGCGCACCGTAAGGGTCAGCATGCGTTGGGAGATCCCATCGATGGCGCGCTGAAGTTGCCGGAAGCGTCGCGGGCCGTTGGCGAGCTCGACGATGACGAGGACCGACCACTTGTCACCGACCCGGTCGAGGACGTCGCGGATCCCGCAGTCGGGGTGGTCCTGCTGTCCGCAGGGTTCGAGTTCAGCGGGTTCAGCGGTTACCTCGGTGTGCGTCACTGACACGAAACTGCCTCCTTGTGGGTCGACCTGGGCCGGTTGAAGATCTCACCGTAGTTACTGAAGAGAACCACGGTAGGAGACAGAACCACAATGATCATGGTGACCGGCGCGAACGGACAGCTCGCCTCTCTCACGCTCCAGGAGTTGGCTGAGCGCCACGTGCCCGCCCTGGGCGGCACTCGATCGCCCGCAGAAGGGCAGCGGCGACTCGACTTCGACGACCCCGCGAGCCTCGACCTCACCGGCGTTTCTACGCTGGTCCTCGTCTCGGCGGGGTACGCCGAGGACGATCAGGTCATCACCCGGCACCAGGCAGCTGTAGACGCTGCGGTGCGCAATGGCGTGAGCCACGTGGTGTACACCAGCCTGGCTGGCGACGGTGACCACCTTGGCTTCGCCCTCGCCCATCGGGCCACCGAGCATCTGATCAAGTCCAGTGGACTTGGGTGGACGGTCCTGCGCAACGGGCTCTACGCCGAACTCTTCGGGGCGCTCCTGACCTGGACCGCTGACGGTGTGGAATCGGCGTTCGGCGACGGAGCGCTCGTCGCTGTGGCGCGGGCGGACCTGGCCGCGGCCGCAGCCGTCGTGGCCGGCAATCCGACCGCGCACGCCGGCAAGACCTATGACCTGGTCGGCGAACCGATCACCGCCGTCGGCATCGCCGAATCCCTCGGAGTCGCGCACCGGACCATTGGGCTCGGGGAGTACCGGGCCCAACTCCTCGCTGACGACACGCTACTGCCGTTCCAGCCGCCGATGCTCGCCTCGATCGCGACCAGTGTCCGCCACGGGTTCCTCAGCACCACCGGCCCCGACCTCGCCCAACTACTCGGCCGACCGATCACCGACCCGCTCACCGTCGCCACGGACACCGCGGCCGCGATGCGCCCCGACGCCAGCTGACGCGGATGGTTCACCGCAATGCGCCACTGTCCATCGAAGGTCGCCGTCGCCTGATCGAACGCTGCCGCACCCGGCCGATCGCGCACGTCGCCGCCGAGATGGGTATCTCCCGGGCGTGCGCCTCAAAGTGGGTTAACCGCTATCGCCAACACGGGGACCTCGGATTGTTCGACCGATCCTCGACTCCGTCCCGCCAGCCGACCGCAATCAACGCAGACGTCGTTGCGCAGATCGAGGACCTGCGACGCAGGAACAAGTGGTCCGCCTCCCGAATCGCCTTTGAGCTTCAAGAAGACGGCTGGCAGATCAGCCGCCGTACCGTCTCGCGGTACCTGCACACGCTCGGGCTGAACCATCGCCGGTTCCTCGACCCGAACGGAGAATCCAACCGCGAGCCACGGCGGATCACAGCCCGCCGGCCCGGACACATGGTCCACATCGACGTGAAGAAGGTCGGGCGGATACCCGACGGCGGCGGTTGGCGAGTCCATGGCCGAGGGAGCGCTCAAGCCAAGGCTGCCGAGCGTCGGAAGCGGAAGGGCCGGCGTGCCGGATACGCCTACCTGCACTCGGCCGTCGATGGGTACAGCCGACTCGCCTACACCGAATCGCTGAGCGATGAGAAGGCCAGCACCGCCATTGCGTTCATGCACAGAGCGCGAGCCTGGTTCGCGGCGCACGGCATCACTCGCATCGAGCGGATCGTCACCGACAACGGCTCCTGCTACCGAGCCGACGCCTTCACTCGGGCTCTCCTCGGGTCACGGCACCAGCGGATCGCTCCATACACGCCCCGCCACAACGGCAAGGTAGAGCGATACAACCGGATCCTTGCCGAGGAGTTCCTCTACGCCAGGACCTGGCAATCCGAAGACCAACGAAGCCAGGCGCTCGACATGTGGAACATCCACTACAACTACCACCGGCCCCACAGCGGCGCGGGAGGGCAACCGCCAGCTGCCCGACTACGTGACGGCGTCACCAACGTCGTGGCCTCGTACACCTAGGGGTTACCGGGACTGGCAGTCAGCCGCGGTCACGGAGGCTGGCTTCTTCGAGGTCGAGTTCGTGCTGGATCCGGCGCCGGGTGGCGTTGCTGATCTTGTTCGCTTCGTAGAGGCGCTGGAGCTCGGCCGCCTCGATGGCGATGAGTGTCCGGCGTATCTCGCGGTAGGCGTCGGCAGGACGGGCGTCCGGGTCGCTGTAGTGGGCGTCTTCAACCTGGTGGATGCGCGCTTCCAGATGACGACGGGCCTGTTTCAAGGCGGCCTCGGCGGCGGCACCCAGATCAGCGAGCTGATCCAGATCGCCAAGCTGTTTGAGCTCTTCGAGAGCGGCGTTTGCAATGTGTCGGCGGGTCCGGGCCTCCTCACGGGCGGTGCGCTCCGGTTCCAGAGCGATGCCGGAGCGGCGGACGACGGGGACCAGGGTGAAACCCTGGAAGATCAGAGTGAGCGCGATGGTCCCGGTGGTGAGCGTGAGAATGAGCGCCCGGTGCGGCAGCGGCGCCCCTGTGTGGGTGACCAGGGGGATGGAGAGCGCGGCTGCCAGCGGCATGACGCCTCGGGTGCCCGCCCAGGACAGGACAGCCGGGACGCGCCAGGAGAGGCGGTTGTCGCCCTCCCCGTGCCGGTGATGGATCAGGGCGGACAGCGGGAAGATCCACAGCAGGCGGATCGCCAGCAGAGTGAAGGCGATCACCGGCACCCACAGCGGCCAGCCGTGCTCGTCGCGCGCGAGATGACGGACGGCCGAGGGGAGCTCGAGGCCGATCAGGGCGAAGACGACGCTCTCCAGCAGGAAGGTCACGGTGTCGTAGACGGCGTGGACCTGGAGGCGGACGGGGGCGTTGCTGAGCTTGTGGCCGGTGCTGCCGAGGACGACCCCGGACACGATGACGGCGGTCACGCCGGAGGTGTGCGATTGCTCCGCGATGACGTAAGAGGCGTACGGCGTGACCAATGCGATGACGGTCTCCAGCATGGGGTCCTCGGTCCGTCTGCGGATCAGGGCCACCACTGCGGCGACCGCCGCGCCGATGAGGCCTCCTCCGCCTGCAAGGATCAGGAACTGCTCAACGGTCCCGGGCACACTGATGGCGCTGCCGGACACCGCGGTGGCCACGGCGACCTTGTACAGGACCAGTGAGGTGGCATCGTTGAACAGGCTTTCCGCCTGCACCATGGCCAACACGCGCGGTGGGAGAGACAGGCGCCGGCCAAGCGCGGTCACGGCCACGGGGTCGGTGCTGGCCAGGACAGAGCCGAGGATGAACGCGGTCGCGGCCGTGAGCGGGGTGATCGCGTGGGCCACGTACCCGACGGCGATGGCCGAGGCGAGGACCAGGCCGAAGACCAGGCCGGTCACCGGCCGCCACACGGTGCGCAGGTCGCGGACGGAGATTTCTCCGGCCGCGGCGTAGAGCAGCGGTGGCAGCACCAGCACGTTGATCACGTGAGGCGGCAGGCTCACCTCTGGAACCCAGGGCATCAGCCCCACGACCAGACCGGCAACTACGAGGAGCGAGGGGGCGGGCAAGCTCCAGCGTCGGGCACCGGTCGCCACGGCGGTGGCCAGAACCACGAGCAGCAGGATGACGGTCAGGCCGGTCATGGAGTGTCCCGGGTGGGTTACGGCTTGTTACCCCCCTGTGACCAGGTGCTTTATCAACGTAACCGACCTCGGGCGGTGATGCAGCCGACATGGAGCCGCGACCGTCCAGGGCGCGGCAGTCGTTGCGGCGGCGCACCTGCCCATGGTTCAGGCCCTGCCGGCGGTGAGCGCTCCGGGCTCGCACATGCGATCGACGATCGCCTCGCGGTCGGGGTGACTGGTGGAGAGGCGGTATTCCGGAAGCGTGCTATCCGGTGCCCGTCAACTTGTCAGCCGGTCAACTGTTCAGCGAACCCAGGAATCCCAGCAGCGTCGCATTGACCTGGTCGGAGTACTCCTCGGCGATGCAGTGGCCGCAGCCGGGCAGGATGTGTGCCGGTCCGATGCCCGGGTGAAGCGTGGGCAGGGCGGGGATCAGTTGGTCCATCCCTGGGAACCCGTAGACCAGGTCACGGTCACGGTCGCCGGTGACGTAGCGGCCGGGCATCCGGTACTGCGCGCCCTCCCACGGGGCGGTCAGCTGCCAGTTGCGGTACCAGTTGAGAGCGCTGGTGAACCCAGCTTCGGTGAACTCGGTCGCGAGCGTGTCGATGTCGGCTTCGGCGAGCCAGGAGGGAAGTTCCTCAGGGTCCTCAAAGAGGTCCAGGAATCCGTTGCCCGGTGGGACGAACGGCTCGACCTGCGGGTCGCTGTGCGGATTGTCGCCGCAGAGCCCGTACATCACGCGGCGGAAGGTGCGGTGCGGGTCCTTCGCGAGCTCGGCGGTGAGCGCATTCGACCTCGACTGACGGTGCGCCAGGCGAACCACCCCAGTTCGAATCCACCGAACCCGGGGCGGTTCACGCTGCGGAGGCGGAAGTAGGAGCGGCAGCGAGGAGCGCGGCGGCGCCAACCCCGGGGGACGACGCAGCACGTCGTAGGGGAGGAGCGGTCAGGGGTGCTAGGCGTTGCTCCACCCGGTTGTGCTGGAATACGAGTCCAGCAGGTCCACCACGAAGACCAGGGTCGAGCCCGCCGGGATCAACGGCGAGGGCGACTGATTGCCGTAGCCGAGACGCGGGGGAACGATGATCTCGCGCCGACCGCCGACCTTCATCCCCCTCACCCCCCGGTCCCAGCCCTTGATGACCTTGCCACTGCCCAGGGCGAACTTGAACGGCTGGCCCCGGTCCCAGGAGGCATCGAACTCCTTCCCGGACTCGAAGGTCACCCCGACATAGTGGACCCTGACCACCATGCCCGGCTTCACCTCAGCCCCGTCCCCGACGACCAGGTCCCGGATGGTCAGCTCGGTAGGAGCGTCACCCTCCGGAACGTCGACCTCGGGCTTCGTCAGTTCACTCATTGCAGCCTCATCACTCTCCGTCGGAAGCCGTCGCACGGACCAGCCGGACACATGGACACTCCATGCAGCAGATGGTCACGCTACCGAGAATGCCGGCCCCCGGAGCACACCAGATCCAGCGGCCACACGTGATGATCTTTCGCACAGCCGATGAACGCGACCGCCACGCACAGGTCACGCAGTAATCGCCAGAACGAGACGAGGTGCAGACGGCTGTCGGCACATTGCGAGACAGGGCCCTCCACCTTGATCGTGGACACCTCGACACTGGATTTTGAGTCCAGGGAGAGGAGTCCCGGGTGGGGACCTACAAGTACTCGGCGGAGTTCAGGGCCGACGCGGTGGCGTTGGCTCGTTCGTTGGGCCGGCCTGTCTCGCTGAGGCATGATTCGCGAATCATGAATTATGCCTCAACAGGACGTGGAGCGGCTGCGTGAGGTGTCCGTGCGGGTCTTCGGCAACCGTTACCGGGCGGAGTTGATGTGGGCGCTCGCATCGGCGGACGAGCGGGGTGTGTGCCTGGGAGACCTTGCCGCCGCCCGCAACGCACCGGCGAGTGTCTACCAGGCGCCGATCCGGGCCCTGGTGGAGGCCGGGCTGGCCGAGCGGCTGACGAGGACGCCGGGGGAGCGGCGCCGCTGGTACCGGCGCAGCGACAACGACGCGCTCTGGCAGTGTCTTGAAGGCCTGTTGAGGTGTTTGGCAGAACAGTCCGTACCCATGCGGGTTGGATAGTCGGCGGGGCCGCCGCGTGCGGCCGGAGCCCGGGGTCAGTTTCCGTCCTCGTCCTGGGCGCGTTGGTAGAGCTTGGCGATGTCGTTGTCGAAATACGCGGCATAGGAGACGTCGTCCTCGTCGCCGCCGCCTTCATGGCCGCCCAGGATGCCGATGACGGTGCCGGTGCGGCTCTTGGGGTCGTAGTTGGCGAGCCAGGGGCTGCCGCTCGTGCCGCCCTCGAAGTCGGTGCACTGGATGCGCAGTTGGGTGTCGCTGTATTTCGTGGTGCGGTTCTGGCAGGAGATCGGGGTGTCACGGCTGGTGGGGTAGCCGGTGATCTTGACTTCGTTGTTGAAGCCGCGGTCTATGCCGAGGCTGTTGCCGCCCAGGACGTCCTGGATGTTCTTGCCGTCCTTCGGGTCGACCGTGAGGAAGGCGACGTCGAGGTCCTCGTCCTGCGATTTGGCCCAGCGGTCGTCGACGACGACCTTGTTGGCCTTCCACAGGCCGGTGGGTTCGTCGCCGTTGCGGTAGCCGGGG is a window of Streptomyces sp. NBC_00271 DNA encoding:
- a CDS encoding IS481 family transposase, translated to MVHRNAPLSIEGRRRLIERCRTRPIAHVAAEMGISRACASKWVNRYRQHGDLGLFDRSSTPSRQPTAINADVVAQIEDLRRRNKWSASRIAFELQEDGWQISRRTVSRYLHTLGLNHRRFLDPNGESNREPRRITARRPGHMVHIDVKKVGRIPDGGGWRVHGRGSAQAKAAERRKRKGRRAGYAYLHSAVDGYSRLAYTESLSDEKASTAIAFMHRARAWFAAHGITRIERIVTDNGSCYRADAFTRALLGSRHQRIAPYTPRHNGKVERYNRILAEEFLYARTWQSEDQRSQALDMWNIHYNYHRPHSGAGGQPPAARLRDGVTNVVASYT
- a CDS encoding MFS transporter; this translates as MPSPEPAPESERRFWAPLLAVCAGYFMVILDVTAINVAVPVIGRELSASLTGIQWITDGYTLVFAGFLLTGGALGDRLGNRRVFCTGVAVFTLSSAACALAPGAPSLVAARLVEGLGAALIVPGSLALLQQAYSAPAARSRAFGLWGSMAGIAAAAGPLLGGLLVSTMGWRWVFLINLPVGVACLVLTLRHVARSPRRAARALDWPAQCAVVAAVALLTAALNEAGRRGWSDPAVLAGVGLAVLAAAAFAVRERLARSPVLPPSLLCSRTMSGGAVIGLLFNFGFYGMLFTASLEFQHQRGFSALGTGLALFPTVAMTMFASVLSGRLTRRTGDRPLVISGMLLAALGLAGWAAAGADPAYPLLLAPMMAAGFGTSFALTGSTATVMGAAPSAYSGAASALFNTTRQIGSATGVALGGSLLATATDYNTGLRTSMAIGALAYLAAAGLAWLCVPAIPKMT
- a CDS encoding winged helix-turn-helix transcriptional regulator; protein product: MSVTHTEVTAEPAELEPCGQQDHPDCGIRDVLDRVGDKWSVLVIVELANGPRRFRQLQRAIDGISQRMLTLTVRRLERDGLVLRTVYPTVPAQVDYRLTETGASLTHLVKALADWSLEHRARIARARETYDSEHPDNEIR
- a CDS encoding Na+/H+ antiporter, translated to MTGLTVILLLVVLATAVATGARRWSLPAPSLLVVAGLVVGLMPWVPEVSLPPHVINVLVLPPLLYAAAGEISVRDLRTVWRPVTGLVFGLVLASAIAVGYVAHAITPLTAATAFILGSVLASTDPVAVTALGRRLSLPPRVLAMVQAESLFNDATSLVLYKVAVATAVSGSAISVPGTVEQFLILAGGGGLIGAAVAAVVALIRRRTEDPMLETVIALVTPYASYVIAEQSHTSGVTAVIVSGVVLGSTGHKLSNAPVRLQVHAVYDTVTFLLESVVFALIGLELPSAVRHLARDEHGWPLWVPVIAFTLLAIRLLWIFPLSALIHHRHGEGDNRLSWRVPAVLSWAGTRGVMPLAAALSIPLVTHTGAPLPHRALILTLTTGTIALTLIFQGFTLVPVVRRSGIALEPERTAREEARTRRHIANAALEELKQLGDLDQLADLGAAAEAALKQARRHLEARIHQVEDAHYSDPDARPADAYREIRRTLIAIEAAELQRLYEANKISNATRRRIQHELDLEEASLRDRG
- a CDS encoding integrase; translation: MSDRDKHTEILALRHQITVLERQLGGERIRFSPGDRAFLAALLHGLPSEVLRRIRLVVRPDTVLRRHRDLVARRHAARSRPKRPGRPRTVRSVRLLVLRLARENSNWGYRRIHGELLVLGVGVAASTVWEILQEAGIDPAPERATSTGADFRRSQADALLACDFLETVTLPGARMYVFAVIEHASHRIRILGATAHPTARWVTQAAKNLVMNLEDAGCRARLLIRDRDGKFPGLFDAVLNDAGIEVVLSGVRMPRMNSIMERWVPTCRRELLDRTLIRNQHHLLHALRGFERLSCHRVISQSRICPLLWLLMSCLGGWDGVGPWRSRSRPAVVSRCPLPSRPRSPSDGSGHRCWRCAPGISW
- a CDS encoding trypsin-like serine peptidase, whose protein sequence is MKAGIALTLVIVGAAAVVGSAAEETHTSRNSGRSSYGKSGEPGQTPQDQDPSATAPAQDGTAYTPRRTDENARIGTVFEKDDHGAHFCTASVVQSPGRNMLITAAHCAFDADAGKPVDDLVFAPGYRNGDEPTGLWKANKVVVDDRWAKSQDEDLDVAFLTVDPKDGKNIQDVLGGNSLGIDRGFNNEVKITGYPTSRDTPISCQNRTTKYSDTQLRIQCTDFEGGTSGSPWLANYDPKSRTGTVIGILGGHEGGGDEDDVSYAAYFDNDIAKLYQRAQDEDGN
- a CDS encoding IS982 family transposase, whose protein sequence is MTNDLDTLLTALYVKVDDELEASRWMGRPPQLTDAELVTLAVAQALLGFHSETRWLRYAHTHLAAMFPYLPQQSGYNKRLKAALPLVKKAIRMLAVDTDFWFDNHWIVDSTPVPCGMSRPTAIRSEMVGWAGYGYCASHSRFFWGLRLYLVCTPVGMPILWALANPKMDEREVLQSMLDVEADLVTDRPGLLLISDKGFASKEFENDLAMRGIELLRPSFKREKKRKGERLLKSVRQLIESVNDTLKGQLGLEQHGGRTHEGVAVRVAQRILAMAATI
- a CDS encoding YrdB family protein; translated protein: MSSGYGFHPLSLGVRFVLELVALGCFGLWAWAVVPGSLRYVCVVAVPLIVAVLWGVFATPDDASRSGGTVIATPGPLRFLLELAVFFGGAAALYAAGSRTLAVMLAGVLVVYHLLSWDRVLWLVRH
- a CDS encoding NAD(P)H-binding protein is translated as MIMVTGANGQLASLTLQELAERHVPALGGTRSPAEGQRRLDFDDPASLDLTGVSTLVLVSAGYAEDDQVITRHQAAVDAAVRNGVSHVVYTSLAGDGDHLGFALAHRATEHLIKSSGLGWTVLRNGLYAELFGALLTWTADGVESAFGDGALVAVARADLAAAAAVVAGNPTAHAGKTYDLVGEPITAVGIAESLGVAHRTIGLGEYRAQLLADDTLLPFQPPMLASIATSVRHGFLSTTGPDLAQLLGRPITDPLTVATDTAAAMRPDAS
- a CDS encoding transcriptional regulator, with translation MPQQDVERLREVSVRVFGNRYRAELMWALASADERGVCLGDLAAARNAPASVYQAPIRALVEAGLAERLTRTPGERRRWYRRSDNDALWQCLEGLLRCLAEQSVPMRVG
- a CDS encoding alpha/beta fold hydrolase; the encoded protein is MVRLAHRQSRSNALTAELAKDPHRTFRRVMYGLCGDNPHSDPQVEPFVPPGNGFLDLFEDPEELPSWLAEADIDTLATEFTEAGFTSALNWYRNWQLTAPWEGAQYRMPGRYVTGDRDRDLVYGFPGMDQLIPALPTLHPGIGPAHILPGCGHCIAEEYSDQVNATLLGFLGSLNS
- a CDS encoding ankyrin repeat domain-containing protein, which produces MTDRDRLGRTAVHYAAADGDADGLRVLLAGGAAAEAVDDAGWTPLHFAAQAQAPSVVEVLLAAGAAVDTADRHGNTPLWRAVFCSQGEGATIRLLLEAGADPDRDNGHGMSPRVLAVRIANYDVAAHLPAGDATSS
- a CDS encoding FKBP-type peptidyl-prolyl cis-trans isomerase → MSELTKPEVDVPEGDAPTELTIRDLVVGDGAEVKPGMVVRVHYVGVTFESGKEFDASWDRGQPFKFALGSGKVIKGWDRGVRGMKVGGRREIIVPPRLGYGNQSPSPLIPAGSTLVFVVDLLDSYSSTTGWSNA